From the genome of Sphingobium sp. JS3065, one region includes:
- a CDS encoding 3-hydroxyacyl-CoA dehydrogenase NAD-binding domain-containing protein — protein sequence MSISPEDAVRYDVRDDVALLTIDFPPVNALGAPMREGLVRRLEQAQADPAVKAIVLVGANDRFVAGADIREFGKPKVGPDLHGIQQMLEDSAKPVVCAIDGHALGGGLELALAAPFRVAASRAKVGLPEVNLGLLPGAGGTQRLTRVAGPNVALDLILSGKHISAAKALELGLVDEVADGPVTDAAIAFARQKAQEGGPYPKLIERTDKVANVDPAIFDAVRQKNAKGWTGMVAPFKIVECIQAACTLSPREGLAFEKDAFQTCLEAPSRAAQVHLFFAERQSAKVDGISPDAKPKAIARVGVIGAGTMGGGIAMSCVNAGLPVVLLEAKQEALDAGLGKVKANYDISVKRGSRSQAQVDKAVGLITPTLDYADLADCDIVIEAVFEDMGIKREIFGKLDQVAKPGAILASNTSALSVDEIARATNRPGDVIGTHFFSPANVMKLCEVVRGDLASDVTIATAMNFAKQIGKVPVLAGNCEGFIGNRILRIYGTEADILLEAGATPPQVDNALKSFGFPMGLYLMRDMSGLDVGYRMRQARIAAGTEDRNSANYPHRLWDRIVEADRFGQKSGAGYYKYEGRDASPDPEIEAMLAEIAVEKGIERRAFTDDEIVDRILAAMVNEGAKILEEGIAQRASDIDVTYVYGYGFPKYRGGPMFWAQQRGLDKVLEIVRANHAAYGSRWKPARLLEQRATDKQDWDGKPVA from the coding sequence ATGTCCATCTCACCAGAAGACGCTGTCCGCTACGATGTTCGCGACGATGTCGCCCTGCTGACGATCGACTTCCCGCCCGTCAATGCGCTGGGCGCGCCGATGCGCGAAGGCCTGGTCAGGCGGCTGGAGCAGGCGCAGGCCGATCCCGCGGTCAAGGCGATCGTGCTGGTGGGCGCCAATGACCGGTTCGTGGCAGGCGCAGACATCCGCGAATTCGGCAAGCCCAAGGTCGGCCCCGACCTGCACGGCATCCAGCAAATGCTGGAGGACAGCGCCAAGCCGGTGGTCTGCGCCATTGATGGCCATGCCCTGGGCGGCGGGCTGGAACTTGCGCTGGCTGCCCCCTTCCGCGTCGCGGCCAGCCGTGCCAAGGTCGGCCTGCCGGAAGTCAATCTGGGCTTGTTGCCTGGCGCTGGCGGCACGCAGCGGCTGACGCGCGTGGCGGGACCGAACGTGGCGCTGGACCTGATCCTCAGCGGCAAGCATATCAGCGCGGCCAAGGCGCTGGAACTGGGTCTGGTTGACGAGGTCGCCGACGGCCCGGTCACGGACGCGGCGATCGCCTTTGCCCGTCAGAAGGCGCAAGAGGGCGGACCCTATCCCAAGCTGATCGAACGCACCGACAAGGTCGCGAATGTCGATCCCGCCATCTTCGATGCCGTCCGCCAGAAGAACGCCAAGGGCTGGACCGGCATGGTGGCCCCGTTCAAGATCGTCGAATGCATCCAGGCGGCCTGCACCCTGTCTCCGCGCGAGGGGCTGGCATTTGAAAAGGATGCATTCCAGACCTGCCTGGAAGCGCCGAGCCGCGCCGCGCAGGTTCACCTTTTCTTCGCCGAGCGTCAGTCCGCGAAGGTTGACGGCATCTCGCCCGATGCCAAGCCCAAGGCCATCGCCCGCGTCGGCGTGATCGGCGCCGGCACCATGGGCGGCGGGATCGCCATGAGCTGCGTCAATGCGGGTCTGCCCGTCGTCCTGCTGGAAGCCAAGCAGGAAGCGCTGGACGCGGGTCTCGGCAAGGTGAAGGCCAATTACGACATCTCCGTCAAGCGCGGTTCGCGCAGCCAGGCGCAGGTTGACAAGGCGGTCGGGTTGATCACGCCGACGCTCGATTATGCCGACCTTGCCGATTGCGACATCGTGATCGAGGCGGTGTTCGAGGACATGGGGATCAAGCGCGAGATTTTCGGCAAGCTGGATCAGGTTGCCAAGCCGGGCGCCATATTGGCGTCGAACACCTCGGCATTGAGCGTCGACGAGATTGCGCGCGCGACCAACCGGCCGGGCGACGTCATCGGCACGCACTTCTTCTCGCCCGCCAACGTCATGAAGCTGTGCGAAGTGGTGCGCGGCGATCTGGCGTCGGATGTCACGATCGCGACGGCCATGAACTTCGCCAAGCAGATCGGCAAGGTTCCGGTGTTGGCCGGCAATTGCGAGGGGTTCATCGGCAACCGCATCCTGCGGATCTACGGCACCGAAGCCGACATCCTGCTGGAGGCCGGCGCGACGCCGCCGCAGGTCGACAATGCGCTCAAGAGCTTCGGCTTCCCCATGGGCCTGTATCTGATGCGCGACATGTCCGGCCTCGACGTGGGTTATCGCATGCGTCAGGCGCGCATCGCAGCGGGGACCGAGGATCGCAACTCGGCTAACTATCCGCACCGCCTGTGGGACCGCATCGTCGAGGCGGACCGCTTTGGCCAGAAGTCGGGAGCGGGCTATTATAAATATGAAGGCCGCGACGCGTCGCCGGACCCGGAGATCGAGGCGATGCTGGCCGAGATCGCGGTCGAGAAGGGCATTGAGCGGCGCGCCTTCACGGATGACGAGATCGTCGATCGGATTTTGGCGGCCATGGTCAACGAAGGTGCGAAGATTCTGGAGGAAGGGATCGCCCAGCGCGCCAGCGACATTGATGTGACCTATGTGTACGGCTACGGCTTCCCCAAATATCGCGGCGGGCCGATGTTCTGGGCACAGCAGCGCGGTCTCGACAAGGTGCTGGAAATCGTCCGGGCGAACCACGCCGCCTATGGCTCCCGGTGGAAACCAGCCCGCTTGCTGGAACAGCGTGCAACC